One genomic segment of Sminthopsis crassicaudata isolate SCR6 chromosome 4, ASM4859323v1, whole genome shotgun sequence includes these proteins:
- the LOC141539278 gene encoding nucleoside diphosphate kinase A 1 isoform X1: MANSERTFIAIKPDGVQRGLVGKIVKRFEQKGFRLVGLKFMQASEDLLREHYIDLKDRPFYGGLVKYMHSGPVVAMVWEGLNVVKTGRMMLGETNPADSKPGTIRGDFCIQVGRNIIHGSDSVESAEKEIGLWFHPDELVNYKSCTQQWIYE, encoded by the exons ATGGCTAACAGCGAGCGTACCTTTATTGCCATCAAGCCAGATGGGGTCCAGAGGGGCCTGGTTGGAAAGATTGTTAAGCGCTTTGAACAGAAAGGATTCCGTCTTGTTGGCTTAAAATTCATGCAA GCTTCTGAAGACCTTCTTAGAGAACACTACATTGATCTGAAGGATCGCCCTTTCTATGGAGGCTTGGTGAAGTACATGCATTCTGGGCCTGTGGTAGCCATG GTCTGGGAGGGGCTGAATGTGGTGAAGACGGGTCGTATGATGCTAGGAGAGACCAACCCGGCAGATTCCAAACCAGGGACTATCCGTGGGGACTTCTGTATTCAAGTTGGCAG GAATATTATTCATGGCAGTGACTCAGTGGAGAGTGCTGAGAAGGAGATTGGCTTGTGGTTTCATCCTGATGAATTGGTTAATTATAAGAGCTGTACTCAGCAGTGGATCTATGAATGA
- the LOC141539278 gene encoding nucleoside diphosphate kinase A 1 isoform X2 — protein sequence MTHSSPKHGRKNKELVESTMQASEDLLREHYIDLKDRPFYGGLVKYMHSGPVVAMVWEGLNVVKTGRMMLGETNPADSKPGTIRGDFCIQVGRNIIHGSDSVESAEKEIGLWFHPDELVNYKSCTQQWIYE from the exons ATGACCCATTCATCCCCAAAACATGGAAGGAAAAACAAGGAGCTTGTAGAATCTACAATGCAG GCTTCTGAAGACCTTCTTAGAGAACACTACATTGATCTGAAGGATCGCCCTTTCTATGGAGGCTTGGTGAAGTACATGCATTCTGGGCCTGTGGTAGCCATG GTCTGGGAGGGGCTGAATGTGGTGAAGACGGGTCGTATGATGCTAGGAGAGACCAACCCGGCAGATTCCAAACCAGGGACTATCCGTGGGGACTTCTGTATTCAAGTTGGCAG GAATATTATTCATGGCAGTGACTCAGTGGAGAGTGCTGAGAAGGAGATTGGCTTGTGGTTTCATCCTGATGAATTGGTTAATTATAAGAGCTGTACTCAGCAGTGGATCTATGAATGA
- the LOC141539277 gene encoding nucleoside diphosphate kinase B: MANTERTFIAIKPDGVQRGLVGDIIKRFEQKGFRLVGMKFLRASEEHLKQHYADLKDRPFFPGLVKYMNSGPVVAMVWEGLNVVKTGRVMLGETNPADSKPGTIRGDFCIQVGRNIIHGSDSVKSAEKEISLWFKPEELVDYKSCAHDWVYE; the protein is encoded by the exons ATGGCCAACACCGAGCGCACCTTCATTGCCATCAAGCCCGACGGCGTCCAGCGGGGCCTGGTCGGGGACATCATCAAACGTTTTGAGCAGAAGGGATTCCGCCTCGTTGGCATGAAGTTCTTGAGG GCTTCAGAGGAACATCTGAAACAGCACTATGCTGACCTGAAGGACAGACCATTTTTCCCTGGGCTTGTGAAATACATGAATTCTGGGCCTGTTGTAGCCATG GTCTGGGAGGGCTTGAATGTGGTGAAGACAGGCAGAGTGATGCTGGGGGAGACCAACCCAGCTGATTCCAAGCCAGGCACTATTCGTGGGGATTTCTGCATTCAGGTTGGCAG gaACATCATTCATGGCAGTGATTCTGTAAAAAGTGCTGAGAAGGAGATCAGCCTGTGGTTTAAGCCTGAAGAGCTGGTTGACTATAAGTCTTGTGCTCATGACTGGGTCTATgaataa